In a genomic window of Larus michahellis chromosome 3, bLarMic1.1, whole genome shotgun sequence:
- the CENPF gene encoding centromere protein F, with amino-acid sequence MSWAVEEWKEGLSPRVLQKIHELESQVDKLKKERQQRQFQLESLEAALHKQKQKVENEKNEAATLKRENQSLMELCDSLEKAKQKISHDLQVKESQVNIQSGQLNSSKKDIERLEQELKRYKCELERSQQTSIAGDFSFSGTPQKSFTTPLTPVQSHNDAKFEELEEKYKKEVQERKRLELELRTIQVKKINQPHPQSSLSHREIARHQASSSVFSWQQEKTPSKNQETPARGSYTTPSFPWEKATNSSIISENKINNSFAENCNSSLMIQLRAQNQELSSTVKDLEQQLQAQEKVKKSHMNKHQETELQLDRMKLELTEKDKLLNKTRDKLTQMGTQLEQTTAQVHMMEQKVKRVSEELNCQRQNAESTRQSLEQKIKEKEKEYQQELSCQQRSFQTLDQQCNQIRNKLNQELQQAKNDFNTLQAEFDKVIAVKQRLERDTSDLTQKLCRAEQALLAARAKENDLTRSFEEVKQEKNLLDCQLEKKLQEIHQREEELNTIKQSLKESQNFAEEMKNKNTLQEAELKLLEEKCEKQESSLSLEKLKIALADMEKQQDSTQDLLKEKDNHIKEQNCKISKMEEESEALQRLLGFKQRECEELQKEATAFSQWKNENDHLINKLQSEKEGMLTHINDLESSLQNQQIKNHEHSEKLRMIETESDRKSTEIRELKNMLESRSAELEEQKKAFDELQRKAECSDKKYCKDIENMSCKIFQLIKQIGELEEKLQLATREGLQREQCYQDLLGEYEKICCLVKTKDTSEMTEDGKVNLQSGRDESGLDNMQLAANDSVAEDHGCARARLEVGYTRDLAILQDQISSLETSLEAQRQLNSNQQQQYEDLLQIKGETEERLFNVEQMHESFVTETKQHISNLQADISARQKLAEKTLAILEEKDAQLQTLNERLENRQAELQDLKINNKSLEDSVRQLKLMSGTWDSEKKDMSSMICSYSKKVEELAEENATLRDLSRALEQERITLLEANKNISDSLKEREEIILEMSGKHKEERQLIESRTEEIKTELEVLQAKYKLVEEENANVMSILREQTIEFEEKKAKLEQEKQVISENKDILHKLIASEEIKKDLVQELQQLQSEFSNIKHVPSMELDSLRQEMLNARTTQSTMQEKCGIIFQDKEQLEKELETKSEPLMCNLSCEQRLHSEQLRKSIEDKEFELNKYQVKLELLQMDFEDRELSLENYRLEVMQLETALKGMEVELEKSVRERERLQQELLSVKELKISDSPLTVLDEDGHSSEYNYDDVSQNCGKRGMDESYSSVFMASSLQAMVNNLSELEKMCERLQSENTVLASGFKDSKTNGITGNNKVAEEKENIMNADKNLKAEKAIFPDEFMDQSDNSDLRMYFDNKEMSFRLKERNTGPSSDYEGLKLFSKDVKIHFAEVREKLFSFQNEHIKLYEQHCSMSSKISELQSCIEILKAENSALSTSLSSAHIDSLRVPLSSSHNDTLSKLDETKCTVSSSDLFESPCFIEVSEVVNSGTCKWTEDMNQLDSSAEIKGTIKVLVENCHNDHKLDSVREPSSITPRKSNLESRIEELQMLCQTYEKAIKVLEDQSHIQENMKNEEIQELKKVILSERKEIDHLKQQNLSDKEEWQQKLNKVTMEMECKLAAERKQTENLCLELEAARLQLQVLDLSSHSLLCTDSENNTEQENNSPYQLGVPIENSALKSNKPKLIPIEKMAVGDTCVCENVTETAEAKLMEDYTGKISGEHECRNMSGKITNPSDHDSALSFSNSSMFLSAGDFYENQTTTETLQEKAKQQTTENLKLTYETEESHKRVDLLTKVEQSNSELNFQNAQLTLKSSAFAELEEDTVVVKDCDIKENLESVSVNKQQLSLRVVSLEKEPENVKSELEIHKVRLSNAADTLDDVEMTRRDCHEQLLPAENEQRSPKSEQANIENHALFIERDIEMLQAKCQRLEREREVNLKTISSFQEHLVSVTAERNHIGQELSILSENKKELEQKYQKLQEKFKELESTKVDSTEFIRRLEDEVRTQTNLLETAKSDVYQLSNEKDHLLHKLQSLGNDAVSFTLEKEKLQNEAADLKKEKELIVRELEMMQSKLSSSEMENSKLSRSLEGLLMEKCELAARLSSAQKEVDQMRYGIEKLKVKIESDEKKKHHIAEKLKENERNTDSLLDKIERLERELEMSEKNLEDAIIQSETAKAETETLTTEREEMTEKLKCFNLQIDVLTSQKECLAKDLKEKQERILELESSNLTTAKLLEEKEEEKMRIKNEFENTVVLLKSELKDISEKLELSCKEEAGAKAKEQVLIHQVACLEQDKTILLQECQEIKSENIKLCQTREVLVQELMDCKQKLDEKVQENGALQKSVKETEELSHMQRQHEYCHQEKKRLQNLIAELKLKEQHFSDNETFPDILNVLKVSYKDLEKELESTLCEKSTLCKKVNELTESHTKLQVKLNDTEQKISKLREEFTTERKKLAEEIRLLEEHSEKNKIQLHLTMSEKNELTKSLEMVQKELEEKESEMKREISEYKDRLLQAEKDHQDALTEANRKNEVEIEACQDKVNLLEHFISSQKLEIEHLKSNKEELNNSLKEANQTLGELLKIKADNSNIIVQLKKENEFAHSKVELWMKSCKQMEQEKEMLEKQLVEHDELLKKKNLTMSNYKKEGADENAVTEEMKLKLEELQESTEVKTREANENLEKYCSLIVKYYKLEEANEMLKTQVSLLSAQLKQLRSDAVGTPLPNSDNSLTVSNQSVKETRSDEDITKLSSKRRRHEDNREDNGEPRSPVPETSSKKKRKDDIRQNLLGQEDTDSEPDGLPEVVKKGFADIPTGKVSPYILRRTTLNLRTSPHVTSPSEKLPLPMQDVRKCGQDNLSERSCSTPGGSKPQKVNDEQQSRAITAFPPMKSTSRSPLCPYKQSTKTVSNNTRENRVMHKAKNALNEQGPHEQDEQKENCKVQ; translated from the exons AGTTAAGCTCCACTGTTAAAGACCTAGAACAACAACTGCAAGCtcaagaaaaagtgaagaaatccCATATGAATAAACATCAAGAGACTGAACTGCAACTGGACAGAATGAAGTTGGAGTTAACAGAGAAGGATAAACTTCTTAACAAAACCAGAGATAAACTGACTCAAATGGGAACACAACTTGAACAAACTACCGCACAG GTCCATATGATGGAGCAAAAGGTGAAAAGAGTGTCAGAAGAACTGAATTGTCAAAGGCAAAATGCTGAGAGTACTCGTCAGTCtttggaacagaaaataaaggaaaaggaaaaggaataccAACAG GAACTCTCTTGTCAGCAGCGTTCCTTTCAAACACTGGATCAGCAGTGCAACCAGATAAGAAACAAACTGAATCAGGAGCTACAGCAAGCCAAAAATGACTTCAACACCCTGCAGGCAGAATTTGACAAA GTGATAGCAGTGAAACAACGCTTGGAACGTGATACCAGTGATCTCACACAGAAGctgtgcagagcagagcaggcttTATTAGCAGCCCGGGCTAAGGAAAATGATTTAACAAGAAGCTTTGAG gaagtgaagcaggagaaaaacctTCTTGATTgccaacttgaaaaaaaattgcaagagatCCACCAACGTGAAGAAGAATTAAATACGATCAAGCAGTCTCTAAAGGAGAGCCAGAATTTTGCAGAAGAGATGAAAA ataaGAATACTCTTCAGGAAGCAGAGCTGAAGTTACTGGAAGAGAAATGTGAAAAGCAGGAGAGCTCCCTTTCGCTGGAGAAGCTGAAAATAGCTTTAGCTGACATGGAAAAGCAACAAGACTCTACCCAAGACCTGCTCAAGGAAAAAGATAATCATATCAAAGAACAAAACTGTAAAATCAGTAAAATGGAAGAAGAATCAGAAGCTTTGCAGAGGCTTCTTGGATTCAAGCAGAGAGAATGTGAAGAATTGCAAAAAGAGGCTACTGCtttttctcagtggaaaaatgaaaatgatcaTCTTATAAATAAACTTCAGTCTGAAAAGGAAGGTATGCTGACTCATATTAATGACTTGGAGAGTTCCCTTCAAAATCAGCAAATCAAAAATCATGAGCATAGTGAGAAACTCAGAATGATTGAAACTGAAAGTGACAGGAAAAGCACAGAGATTAGAGAACTTAAAAACATGCTGGAAAGTCGAAGTGCAGaattagaagaacaaaaaaaagcttttgatgaaCTTCAGCGGAAAGCAGAATGTTCTGATAAAAAGTACTGTAAAGACATAGAAAATATGTCCTGTAAAATATTCCAGCTTATCAAGCAAATTGGTGAACTAGAAGAAAAGTTACAGTTAGCAACAAGGGAAGGACTGCAAAGGGAGCAATGCTATCAGGACCTGCTTGGTGAATATGAAAAAATATGTTGCCTTGTAAAAACCAAAGACACTTCAGAAATGACAGAAGATGGCAAAGTTAATTTACAAAGTGGTCGGGATGAAAGTGGTTTAGATAATATGCAACTCGCAGCAAATGACTCTGTTGCTGAAGATCACGGATGTGCAAGAGCTCGTCTAGAAGTAGGATACACTAGGGATCTGGCCATTTTACAAGATCAGATCTCTTCTCTTGAGACTTCCTTAGAGGCTCAAAGGCAGCTGAATTCAAATCAGCAGCAGCAGTATGAAGATTTACTGCAAATAAAGggtgaaacagaagaaagattaTTCAATGTAGAACAGATGCATGAAAGCTTTGTGACAGAAACTAAACAGCACATTAGTAACTTGCAAGCAGACATTTCAGCACGTCAGAAATTAGCTGAAAAAACTTTAGCTATTCTTGAGGAAAAGGACGCGCAACTGCAAACTCTGAATGAAAGATTAGAAAACCGACAAGCTGAGCTTCAGGATTTAAAGATCAATAATAAGTCACTTGAGGATTCAGTAAGACAGCTGAAGCTCATGTCTGGAACATGGGATTCAGAGAAGAAAGACATGTCTTCAATGATCTGCTCATATAGCAAAAAAGTTGAGGAGCTTGCTGAAGAAAATGCAACCCTTAGGGATTTAAGCAGAGCTTTAGAGCAAGAACGAATAACTTTActggaagcaaataaaaatatttctgatagtttaaaggaaagagaagaaataattttggaaatgtcTGGAAAACACAAGGAGGAAAGACAACTTATTGAATCAAGAACTGAAGAAATCAAAACCGAGCTTGAAGTTTTGCAAGCAAAGTATAAAttggtggaagaagaaaatgcaaatgtgaTGAGCATTCTGAGAGAGCAGACAATAGAatttgaggaaaagaaagcaaaattagaaCAAGAGAAACAGGTAATTAGTGAGAATAAAGATATCTTGCATAAACTAATAGcctcagaagaaattaaaaaggatttGGTTCAAGAACTTCAGCAACTGCAGTCAGAATTTTCCAATATCAAACATGTGCCTTCTATGGAGCTTGACTCTTTAAGACAGGAAATGTTAAATGCCAGGACCACACAAAGTACGATGCAAGAGAAATGTGGCATCATATTTCAAGACAAGGAGCAATTGGAGAAGGAACTAGAAACAAAAAGTGAACCTCTAATGTGCAACTTAAGTTGTGAACAGAGACTCCATTCAGAACAGTTGAGGAAGTCCATAGAAGATAAGGAATTTGAGCTGAATAAATACCAAGTTAAACTTGAGCTTCTTCAAATGGATTTTGAGGACAGAGAACTCTCCCTAGAGAACTACAGGTTAGAAGTGATGCAACTGGAGACTGCTTTAAAAGGAATGGAAGTGGAACTTGAGAaaagtgtgagagagagagagagactgcagCAAGAACTACTGTCTGTTAAAGAATTGAAAATTTCAGATTCTCCACTTACAGTATTAGATGAAGATGGACACTCATCAGAGTATAATTATGATGATGTTTCTCAGAATTGTGGCAAAAGAGGAATGGATGAAAGCTATTCATCGGTCTTCATGGCATCCTCTTTGCAGGCAATGGTAAACAATCTGAGTGAGCTCGAGAAAATGTGTGAGAGGTTGCAAAGTGAGAACACTGTATTAGCCTCTGGATTTAAAGACTCAAAAACCAATGGTATCACAGGTAATAATAAAGtggcagaggagaaagagaacaTAATGAATGCAGATAAAAATTTAAAGGCAGAGAAAGCTATTTTTCCCGATGAATTTATGGATCAAAGTGATAACAGTGATCTGAGAATGTATTTTGACAATAAGGAAATGTCCTTCAGACTTAAAGAACGCAATACTGGACCCAGTTCTGACTATGAAGGTTTAAAATTGTTCAGCAAAGACGTTAAAATACACTTTGCTGAAGTAAGAgagaagcttttttctttccagaatgaaCATATAAAATTATATGAACAACATTGCAGTATGAGCTCAAAGATATCTGAGCTACAGTCTTGTATTGAAATATTGAAGGCAGAAAATTCTGCATTGTCAACAAGTCTGAGCAGTGCTCATATAGATTCTTTGAGAGTGCCACTGTCTTCTAGCCACAATGACACACTGTCTAAATTAGATGAAACTAAGTGCACAGTTTCTTCCTCGGATCTTTTTGAAAGTCCCTGTTTTATAGAAGTGAGTGAGGTGGTTAACAGTGGTACGTGCAAATGGACAGAGGACATGAATCAGCTGGAcagttctgcagaaataaaaggtACAATAAAAGTTTTGGTTGAAAATTGTCATAATGATCACAAATTGGACTCTGTTAGGGAGCCCAGCAGTATTACTCCCAGAAAATCTAACCTTGAGAGTAGAATTGAAGAACTTCAGATGCTGTGTCAGACATACGAGAAGGCCATCAAGGTGCTCGAAGACCAATCTCACATTCAAGAGAAtatgaaaaatgaggaaatacaAGAGCTGAAAAAAGTTatactttctgaaagaaaagaaatagatcaTCTCAAACAGCAAAATCTATCTGACAAGGAAGAATGGCAGCAGAAACTGAATAAAGTGACTATGGAGATGGAGTGCAAactggcagcagaaagaaaacaaactgagaaTCTGTGTTTGGAGCTGGAAGCTGCAAGACTCCAACTACAAGTCCTTGATTTAAGTTCTCATTCACTGCTGTGCACAGATTCTGAAAAT AACACTGAACAAGAAAACAATAGTCCTTATCAATTGGGAGTGCCTATTGAAAACTCAGCACTGAAAAGCAATAAACCTAAACTAATCCCCATTGAGAAAATGGCTGTAGGAGATACCTGTGTGTGTGAAAATGTAACTGAGACCGCTGAAGCTAAATTAATGGAAGATTACACTGGGAAGATTTCTGGAGAACATGAGTGTCGAAATATGTCAGGAAAAATAACCAACCCTTCAGATCATGACAGTGCATTGTCATTTTCCAATAGTAGTATGTTTTTGAGTGCAGGGGATTTCTACGAAAATCAAACAACCACTGAAACACTTCAGGAGAAGGCAAAACAACAGACTACTGAAAATTTGAAGCTGACCTATGAGACAGAAGAAAGCCATAAGCGTGTTGATTTACTAACAAAAGTTGAGCAATCAAACTCGGAGCTGAACTTTCAGAATGCACAATTAACTCTGAAGAGCTCAGCTTTTGCAGAACTGGAGGAAGATACTGTCGTTGTTAAGGACTGTGACATAAAGGAAAACCTGGAATCAGTCTCTGTCAATAAGCAGCAATTATCTCTTAGAGTAGTCTCATTAGAAAAAGAACCTGAGAACGTAAAGTCTGAGCTGGAGATACATAAAGTTAGATTATCTAATGCAGCAGACACATTGGATGATGTAGAAATGACCAGGAGAGATTGTCATGAACAACTTCTTCCAGCTGAAAATGAACAGAGGAGTCCAAAATCTGAGCAAGCTAATATTGAGAACCATGCCTTATTCATAGAGCGTGATATTGAAATGCTTCAGGCAAAATGTCAGCGAttagaaagggagagggaagttAACCTGAAAACTATTTCTAGCTTTCAAGAGCACCTTGTTTCAGTCACGGCTGAGAGGAACCATATTGGCCAAGAACTGAGTATtttgtctgaaaataaaaaagaactggAACAGAAGTATCAGAAGCTACAAGAGAAATTTAAAGAACTAGAGTCAACTAAGGTGGATTCTACTGAATTCATTAGAAGGTTAGAGGATGAAGTGAGGACACAGACAAATCTGCTTGAGACTGCAAAATCTGATGTATATCAATTATCAAATGAAAAAGACCATCTTCTGCATAAGCTGCAAAGTTTGGGAAATGATGCTGTGTCTTTCaccttagaaaaagaaaaactccaaaaTGAAGCAGCAGAtttgaagaaggagaaagagctgaTTGTAAGAGAGCTGGAAATGATGCAGAGTAAATTAAGTTCATCCGAAATGGAAAATTCAAAGCTTTCCAGATCGTTGGAAGGCTTGTTAATGGAAAAATGTGAACTTGCTGCTAGACTCAGCTCAGCACAGAAAGAAGTAGACCAAATGCGATACGGAATTGAGAAGCTGAAAGTAAAAATTGAATCCgatgagaagaaaaaacaccacattgctgaaaagctgaaagagaaTGAACGAAATACTGACTCTCTTCTGGATAAAATAGAGAGGCTTGAAAGGGAATTGGAgatgtcagaaaaaaatctagaagATGCAATTATTCAGTCAGAGACTGCtaaagcagagacagaaacatTAACAACAGAGAGGGAAGAGATGactgaaaagctgaaatgtttTAACTTACAAATTGATGTCCTCACCTCACAAAAGGAGTGTTTGGctaaagatttaaaagaaaagcaagaaagaatcCTTGAACTAGAGTCTTCGAATTTGACTACAGCAAAACTGttagaagaaaaggaggaagaaaagatgcGAATCAAGAATGAATTTGAAAATACTGTGGTATTGCTGAAATCTGAGCTCAAAGATATAAGTGAGAAATTAGAGCTTTCTTGCAAGGAGGAAGCAGGTGCTAAAGCTAAAGAGCAAGTCTTGATTCATCAGGTGGCTTGTCTTGAGCAAGATAAAACAATACTGTTACAGGAATGTCAGGAAATAAAGAGTGAAAATATCAAATTGTGTCAAACAAGGGAAGTACTTGTTCAAGAATTGATGGACTGTAAACAAAAACTTGATGAAAAGGTGCAGGAAAATGGTGCTCTTCAAAAGTCGGTGAAAGAAACAGAGGAGCTTTCACACATGCAACGACAGCATGAATATTGtcaccaggaaaagaaaaggctgcagAATTTGATTGCTGAGTTGAAGCTGAAGGAGCAACATTTTTCTGATAATGAAACCTTTCCGGATATCCTGAATGTTCTAAAAGTGTCTTACAAAGACCTTGAGAAGGAACTGGAATCTACACTTTGTGAAAAGAGCACTTTATGTAAAAAG GTAAATGAACTGACTGAAAGTCATACTAAGCTGCAAGTCAAGCTAAATGATACTGAACAGAAGATTTCCAAATTACGGGAAGAATTtaccacagaaaggaaaaagctcGCTGAAGAAATAAGACTTCTTGAAGAACattcagaaaagaacaaa ATTCAGCTGCATCTAActatgtcagaaaaaaatgaattgacTAAGAGTTTGGAGATGGTCCAGAAagaactagaagaaaaagaaagtgaaatgaaaagagaaatatcaGAATACAAAGACAGACTACTTCAAGCAGAGAAAGACCATCAGGATGCTCTGACAGAAGCAAACCGAAAG aatGAAGTAGAAATTGAGGCCTGTCAAGATAAGGTGAATTTGCTGGAGCACTTCATCAGCTCACAAAAATTGGAAATAGAACATTTgaagtcaaataaagaagaactaAATAATTCCCTTAAAGAAGCTAATCAAACCTTAGGAGAGCTTCTAAAAAtcaag gcCGATAATAGTAACATTATAGTTcaactgaagaaggaaaatgaatttGCCCACAGTAAAGTAGAGCTGTGGATGAAATCCTGTAAGCAGatggaacaggaaaaggaaatgttgGAGAAACAACTAGTTGAACATGATGAactattaaagaagaaaaatttaactATGTCAAACTATAAGAAAGAAG gtGCTGATGAGAATGCCGTTACAGAAGAAATGAAGTTAAAACTGGAAGAATTACAGGAATCTACAGAAGTGAAAACCAGAGAAGCAAATGAGAACTTGGAGAAATACTGCTCTCTAATTGTGAAATATTATAAACTAGAGGAAGCAAATGAGATGCTAAAAACACAAGTCAGTTTGTTGAGTGCTCAGCTGAAACAGCTAAGAAGTGATGCTGTCGGCACTCCTTTGCCGAATTCAGATAACTCATTAACAGTGAGCAATCAGTCCGTCAAAGAGACGAGGTCAGATGAAGATATTACTAAGCTTTCAAGTAAAAGGCGGAGACACGAAGACAACAGGGAAGATAATGGAGAACCAAGATCCCCTGTGCCAGAGacttcatccaaaaaaaaaaggaaggatgatATCCGTCAAAATCTGCTGGGTCAGGAGGACACAGACAGTGAGCCAGATGGGCTTCCAGAAGTAGTGAAAAAAG gGTTTGCCGATATCCCCACTGGAAAGGTTAGCCCTTACATTTTACGTAGAACAACCCTAAATCTAAGAACCAGTCCCCATGTGACTTCCCCAAGTGAGAAACTGCCTTTGCCTATGCAAGATGTACGGAAATGTGGACAAGATAATCTTAGTGAGCGCTCCTGTTCAACACCTGGTGGCAGCAAACCACAAaag GTAAATGATGAACAGCAGTCCCGAGCAATAACAGCTTTTCCACCAATGAAATCTACTTCAAGGTCACCACTTTGCCCATATAAGCAATCCACAAAAACTGTCTCTAATAATACCAGGGAAAACCGTGTGATGCACAAAGCCAAAAATGCTCTGAATGAACAGGGACCACATGAGCAAgatgagcaaaaagaaaattgtaaggTGCAGTAA